The genomic DNA GGCGCAGACCGGGACGCTCAGACCTCGAGGACGGTCCAGACGGTGTCGTGCTCCAGATCCGCGTAGAGTTGGTAGCCGTGCTTTTGGAGATGATCAAACTTGGAAGTGTCGTCGTTATATTTCTCCGTGATGATGGCACGCGGCCTGAAGTGCGAAAGGTTGAGGCCACGGAGAACCGCGAAGTCCTGTCCCTCGGTGTCCACTGTCAGGAGGCCGAACCGCTCCGGAATCCGGTGATGTCGCAGGAGCGCTTCGAGCACGGTGACCTGAACGGTGATGGCCCGGGCGATGCCGCGTTTTGAGGCGGTGACGGCACCGGCACCGGAGAGAGCGGAGAGGCTTCCTGCCTCGTCCCCCTGAAACAGATTCAGCTCCTCCCGGCCCTCGTGGTCACTGCAGGCCAGGTTGAGGACCGTGACCGAGGGGTGATTGCGATGCAATTGCTGCGCCTTCTCGAATGCGCCCGGGTGGGGTTCGATCAGCAACGCCCGCCAACCCCGTTTGATGAATGGGTAGGAATTCGAACTAAAAAATCCGTCATGGGCGCCCACGTCCACCACAACGGGTTCGATCACCGGACGTTTCAACAACAGGCGGCCAAGCGCAGCAAACTGGCCGTGCCAGGTGGTATCGTGGAGGAACTTGTACCGCAACCAGTGTCTGAGTTTCATATGAACGGCGCTGAATGGTCGCGACGGGTCCGGACTATGGGGAGCCGGACGAGTTTTTCCAAGCAACGCAGTTCGCCCCGGGGGAGGACTCCGACCGTCGCTCCGCACAAGGTGGCCACGCCAACCGTTTCCACGTTCTGCCCGGGCAAACCAAGACCGCGGAGTCTGGCGTTCAGGCTCCGCTGGGAGAGGGCACGGCTTGGTTTCAGCGGACCGGAATCTCAGCGGAGTCCTCCCCGGTGGCCCGCCGGAGCGCAAACTGCGCCTGGTTGTGGGCCGCCACCAGGGCGAGATATTCCAGGCGTACCTGCGTCAGATCGGCCTCGGACTGGACCGCCTCCAGAACGGCGCCCACGTCGAACGCCTTTCGCTCGCGGGAAAGGCGCAACAAGTGCT from Verrucomicrobiia bacterium includes the following:
- a CDS encoding FkbM family methyltransferase; translation: MKLRHWLRYKFLHDTTWHGQFAALGRLLLKRPVIEPVVVDVGAHDGFFSSNSYPFIKRGWRALLIEPHPGAFEKAQQLHRNHPSVTVLNLACSDHEGREELNLFQGDEAGSLSALSGAGAVTASKRGIARAITVQVTVLEALLRHHRIPERFGLLTVDTEGQDFAVLRGLNLSHFRPRAIITEKYNDDTSKFDHLQKHGYQLYADLEHDTVWTVLEV